TAGCCACCATATGCCAATACGATCTCACTAGGAATGACCTCGATCATCAAGCCGAGCATTATGCCGAAATACCCCAGTTGTTGAACCCAATCCAACAGAGTCCCAATTACATTAGAAATCCATTCCACCGCGCGTCTCTCTCCTAACATGTCCTTTTTTCTAATCTATTCTATCATAGCCGAGGACATGCATTCTACTTAGCTCTTCCAGCTCCGGTGTCGCTTGTGGCCAATCACGCATATGTTGTGGAAAAGGAGGCGTACCCCTATGAAGAATTCCCCCGGCAAACATCAGACTCCCCTGCCAACGCCGCGCAAAATACGTAGAGGGTGCAATAAGGAATTATACCGAACCGTTAAAAGACTGGGCGTCTATATACCGCAGGATAAAATCGCTGAGGGAGAAACGTTATATTACAAAAAGGTGATTGAAAACCTGCTCTGGATCGCTGAACAAAACAGCAATCGCAAGGCACTTGCCGATTGGTGGGACGAAGCAGTCAGCGGAGAGCTGGCAGAGCTATGGCAGGTCGATCAAGGCCAGCTGGAACGTGCATTCCGCAGCGCGTTTGGAGGCTAATGCGCATACTTAAACGCGTATAATTGCCTGCCTCTCACTCTGGCTTCCAAGGTTAATCTAAACTTGCGGTCATTACGCCAGGATGGATGCTGGACAATCAGGTCAGACAAACGGGAATAATTACAGTACAATCGGACCCCCGCTTCAGCTGCGATTCTAGCCTCATCTTCTTTCCCAGTTGCCTTGAGCCATCTCGCCAGATGATAAGCTTGCTGCAGCATATTCGTCTGAGCCGCTCCATTGAAACGGTCCAAGGCTGCGGCCCGCTGGAAGGCCGTGAGAGCGCTCAGGTCTCCTTGCTGTGCCGCCACCGTACCCAGCGCCGCCAATAATTCGGGATTCTCCCGTTCATATCGAAGACCTTGCTGCAGGAGCGTGAAGGACTTCTGCGGGAGGGAATGGGCCGCCAGAGCCAGCCGAGCGGCCGTATTAGACGGCGATGCGGCAAGCGATCGTTGCAACAGCAGGGGCTGCTCCGTCCCTGCTGTTGCCTCGGCGCGAGCGAGCAGAAGCTGGCTGGCCACAAGGTGCAAGCCAGCTACGCTTGCCGCTAGCAGTACAGCGGCAAGCAGCCCGGTCGCCGCAAAGCGTACCGTTGATGCGGCCATTGTTATTGTTCGATCCGGAACAATAGCAACCATCTCCGGCATAACTGCGCTATTAACGGTTGAAGCCCCCCGGCTGCACGACTTCGATGGGATCGGTGATTCAGGCGAAGAAACCGTTGGGACAAGCGCC
The window above is part of the Paenibacillus lutimineralis genome. Proteins encoded here:
- a CDS encoding dehydrogenase; this translates as MKNSPGKHQTPLPTPRKIRRGCNKELYRTVKRLGVYIPQDKIAEGETLYYKKVIENLLWIAEQNSNRKALADWWDEAVSGELAELWQVDQGQLERAFRSAFGG